CTGTGTCTACAAAAAGATGCCCTGGTTTTAAAACTTAGCAAATTAGGAATCAGTGACACTAGATATACATTACTTGCTTATCTGAAGAGACTGGAGAGGAAATAATCCTGTTTGAGAGTTGGCTGGATGTACACACTTGTAGTGGGGGCCCACAGGATGGGCATCAGAGCTGACGCAAGTAGTGGTGCACCAGGACTTGGACCCTATTTTGGAGTAGTTTATAAATAATAcatgataaataaataataaataattaaaaagaggTGTAACTTGCATTACATGGTATGCTACAAATGAGGTTAAAAGTGCGTATATTCTATTTCTTTCAACTACAGTAAGACAAAACAAGCTCAAATATACCAAGAATCCCTGGAAGGTTTTgctttacagaaaggaaattttcagagaggtttaaaataacaagaaaagaaatgaagtttgGACAAAGCTCTTTCTCCTGCAAGGGGGCAAGCTCACGGCTTGCACAGGAGTGCACGAGGGAGCACGGCTTTTTCCTCCCTGCCCTTCGTTTTCAATCAGAGTGATGCTCTCACCCTGGCAGCTGTCAAGTCTTCTAAGTCCAAAATGCCAAAGCATCATatgaaattttaaaactgaaaacctcCAAATAAggttcatgcacacacacaaaaagcagctaaaataccattttcttgccaaaatgaaatataaaccGACTACTTTGCTACAGTGGACTAGTGCCATTAATTTCAGCTACATCACTTTACACCGATTTGGGATCTTGCCTTTCACCAAAGTAACTTGCACTTCTGGCCATAGTTTCCCCTAAGTCCTGCCCCTAATGTTTCCTATGGGAAGATTTTAGGTAGTTTCCCACTCAACTCTGCACTGAAATTCTCCCAGTCACTCTTCAGACTTCCAGTCTATGGGATGGCCAAGGAAAGGCGGGTGCCTGAGCCACCCCAACAGCCCAGACACCCCAGGGCTCTAATGCCTCCAGTCTAACGCGGAATATTTAAGCAACAGTTTGCAAGTGGCCATAAAGAAACAACCACCCGCTCGTGTCTAAGCCTGCTGAGGTATAGAGGAGAAAGATGGCTATTTCCCGTTACAGCCTGGTTAAAAGTGATATCCAGCAATGAGATGTATCGATCAGTAAATATTGAATCAAgacaaaatttatatttttctaataatgGCTATTTCTTGGAAATTTACACAAATCCCTTATGCCTGCAGGCACTTAGGCCAgtaaatttataattaaatgaTACAGGCAAATGCACAAACTTTTGCAGCCTAcctaaaccaaaaaaagccccactttttttttttttttccttagttctactctattttcttttttctgctctcaAGTCCAGCCCTGGATTTATCCCCCAGGCAGAACTGCTGTTTGCTCAGCGGGATGAGCCGAAAGAAGAGGACTTTGGAGAGATTTCTAGTTATGCAgggaagaataataataataaaaaaaccaaccaaaaacccaaagaaaggaaaatatcccAATTCTCTAGGTTACATTATTGGTTATATAACCAATCTCCCCAGTTATATTTACGCTCCTATAAATAGAGAATTGCCCTGAAAGAgtggcctaaaaaaaaaaaaaaaaagacaaacggAGCCAGGACGCGGCGACTGTCGGCGCTTGGGCGGGAGCGGGCGCAGGGGCGGCGGGGCTCAGCACGGGGACGAGGACATCTGGTCGTAGTCGGGACATTTCAGCAGAGCCGGGTAGTTACTGTTCATCTGCAGGGACGCCTCACTAGAGATATCCGAAGGGCTGCGTCCCCGCGCCCACACGTCCGGGTGCAAGAACTGCCCCGAGTAGTCGGAGCAGTTGCTGAGACGGGGCCGGTAGAAGCCGGGGTGAGGTCGGTAGATGTCCTCGGCCGTGTATCGCTTCATGAAGAGGTAAACGGACATCACCCCGGCGCTCtgcaggggagagagacacgGCCTGACGCTCACCCTGCTGATGGCTGCCTTATCCACCACCaaggaaacagaacaaaagtataaatcccttttttttttgctctactGACGATGCACAAGGGCTCTCGAGGACAGTCATTTCACTGCCCTGTGCCCCGGGTCCCTGCAGGAAATAAGgtggcatctcctcctcctccgcatCCATGCTTGGCATCAAATGGCGATCAAATGCCCCATCAGTGCTCCAGGCCCGGGGACTGTCCCTGCTGTATATGTCTCCCACCATACTTTATATTACCCATCTGCCCTCATAGCCTACCCTTAAACCCCATCGGAGTCCTCTTTTTGCTCACAGCCTCGATACCCGCCCCGAGAACAGGATACACTCATTACAGGGATGGGAGAGCTCCCGGGTACCTCCGTGAGAAGGAACGAGATGGCAGAGAAGGCAAACGACCATCCGTATTTGTAATTGAAGAACGTTTCCGAGTCCTTGGTCCTGTTCAGCATCTCATCATTAATGCTGGATATGTAGAGCACCAGCCCCACCACCAGGGACAGACCTGGGGAGAAACCAAGGAGAAAGATGGTGGGAAACGCTTCGGGGATGAAGTTGCTGAAAAACTGCCTTCCTTTAGGACCTTACTTGCGGGTGAAAGCGTAAAACTGTGGAAGTGTGCTTGAAATAATTGGGGAAAGAGGCAGTTTTCCTTCAGAGCTAACCCAGGGCACTCCTCTCATTTCAGTCAAACCGTTACCTGCTCAAGCAAGtccatgtgcacagggtaggagCTGGCTTCAAAGCTCAGTTGTCACAGCTATTTGTTTAACACTAGCACAACACCATGAATAAAACATTCACTTGTCTCACGTAGAAACATCCCCACCGAGCGGTCTGAAGTTTCGGATCTCTCCTGTGACCCATGTGCCATGAGTGGCATCCTCTCCctcagcagctgctcctgcaagGGTTGTGGGTGCTTTCCCCCGCATCTCCCTGCCACTGCCACAAACAAGTTTTGCACCGGGTGATTTTCCATCCTGCAAAGCCCGAGCAGGCTGCGGGGCCGAGCCAGGAGCCCCCGCGGGTGATGACTCCAACGAGGAGCCACCACAGCGGGTTAGGAGAGCGCCAGCAGCTACGAAAGCAAACGTGTTCCAGGCTCAAGGATTTTCAGGAGAAAAGCTGGCTAGGAAAACTCACCTGACAGGATGAAGAATATCCCCGAGACGAAGGCGAGGATGGTCCTGTGAGGCCGAATGTGGCCGATGTTGCTCAGGATGAAGCCGATGAACATGAAGAAGAGGCTGACCAGAGGGAAGGGGGTGGCAGAGCGGATCATCTCTggtgggagaggagcagaggaaagCGAGAACAGGTCAATCCTCCCCACACAGCGTGAGAAATGGGCTCGGCTGGGTGAGATGGCTCCAACCCCGCTGCTCTCTGACCACGTTGTGCCCTTCCTAGCTCCTGGTTAATGTGGTTaacccaccccagcccctggcagggcTTCCCCTCTTTGCTAATGAGCTGAGTAAAGAGGTGACTCTGGCTGGCTGTGGAAACGTCTACTAATGTTTGCATTTCTGAGGGCTTCTGTGTGAAGTCTTACACAGGAAAAAACCATCGGAACCTGtgtttttctttagctttgctgCAAAACTGTTTGCTGGACACTTCAATTTATTAAATCAGAAATGACTGCAGTATTCACCGTGAGAGCTGTGACACTCCATCCTTAATTCATCCCACTATGTAATGTGTAAAATTGACTGCTACAGCATGAATACAGCTGCAAATTACAGAGAGGAGGCTATAAAGCCAAATACTTCCATAAGCATCAGCGCTGAATAGCCAGTGACAGGAAATTGTATGGCGTGGAGCCTCTGTGAGCATCCTGCCATCAGAAAGGGATGTCCCCAAAAACTTAGGACCACATTGGGTAATCCACAGAGTAAACATGTAGTTGCATCCTTGCATGGTAGCACTGTCGACGAACTAGGATCTTCTTCGGCAAGGACACAGGGAGGATTTCTTGGGGGATCCCTAGTGACCCTTTGGTGCTTTGCAGGAAGCAAAGGGTAAGACCCCACCGGATCACTTACTCAGGACGTTGACTGTGGATTCGGATGTCAGCTGGATGTTCATGGGCATGACGTATTCGATGGTGAAGCACCGGCCACGCTCTTCACCTGCAGCAAACAGAGACCAAATCACAcctatatttgtttatttctggtGGGGGAGAGAGtggctttaaaatttatttcagtgcATGCATAAAAACCAGTCTTGCTTTTTAGTGCTGCTTGCATCTTAGGTGTCAGTGTTTGGGGCTGAAGAAAGACATCTCTTAACTACCATCTCCCTTGTGCAAAAGAATTCCCTTGTACACAAAAACGTGAACCCTGAAGCCAGAGGGTTTAAGGTCACCCCAGGGTGGTATCAGAGCTCCTCACTCCCCTGATTTTTTTGGAAAGGAAGTTTAAACCTTGTGACATTTCAGATCGGTCACTTTGAGATTCCCATTCCCTTGGGTTTTGTTCAACTCCGTCCCTGCAGCCAAGTTGCTTCATCAAACTTGGCGCGGATGGAGGGAACGGTCCAGCTGACCTGAATCTAAATGTTGCAGagacaaaaaggaaagttttgaGCTGCTGCCCAAGGCGCTGTGGCCGCAGTGCCGGGATGGAGCGGGACGGGGAGCAGCAGGGactggcacagcagcagcaaactcaCCCAAAGTCTGCGTGCAAAGGCACATTTATCCATCTGACTATTAAAGCTGGGCACGGAGTGACGGCGTTACTCGGGTTGTGCCTAAGTTTGGAAGCAAAGATAGTCAGAGCATCTAAAAATCCTATTTTCCCTGGCCCTTTCCCACGGTCCGACACCGCCACGCGGCAAACGTCACCTTAGCGGGGGACGTTTTTTTGGGAGGGAGGCCGTACCTGCCAgaaagcagaccctccagagccCCGAATGCAGCGACAGTTTGATTTCCGCCGTCTGGTTTTGGGGCTGGACGATGCCCTCCTCCAGGTAGAGCCAGTAGTCGGTGCTGACGGAGATGCCCAAGAGGCCGAGGCCGCAGACGGCGAACACGCTGCTGAGCAGGGTCAGCGCCTTCCTGCCGCAGGTGCTCATTCCCAAATGCATAAAGGACCGAGGCTGGAACGGGGACGGCTGCTGGGAGAAGGGATGCAGCCGTCAGCACGGAGCCGTCTACAGCTTTTTGGGGGAACGGATGTGTCAAAGCTTTGCCCTCTGCCCTTAATTGCTTATATAGGTCGAGCTGAAATAAGCAAGCCATTAAAACAATCACAGCGGGCCCTGACAGATGGAGACTTTGAACCAAATCCCACCCGACTGCTGCCCCGCGCCAGCCTGGGGCTCGTGGATGTGCCGGGGGCCGGGGTGGGATCGGCGCGGGATGGGCTGGCCGGGAGCAGCTCATCGGCTCCCGTTTTATTTGCTGCAGGTGAATTCCTGCTGACCAGCCAAAGCTGGCACGCGTCTCCCCGAGGATGTAGCCGAACCGCAGCGTCTGCCATCCTCAGAGCCTTACCTGACGCTCCACGGACACCGTGTTAAGGGATCGTCAAAGATACTTTCAGCTGCTGAAACAAAACCCGCCCCAGAGCAGCTCCAGTCACCACCTCGCTCCCCCCAGTATTgccatttttcctcttccaagGTAGATTTGCCCATTGGGGGATCAAGATCCCGACTTTGCAAAAACCATGCTACGTTTACGCACGCTGACACCATCAAATGCCTCGAAGCAGAGCAGCGCGACGCaatagcttgccttttttttttgctttttattgcacTTGCTGGATCGGAGCTGCCAGTGCTGGTGTCGGCTGAACGCACACACTGAACCGGTCCAAACTCAGCTTGTGCTTCAGGGGAGGCAGGGAAATGGGGCCAAAGAGCTGCAGTCAGGCCCTGGGCAAACATTAAAGGAGGAGGCGAAAAAAACTTCCCTCATCCCCATGCTGCTTATAGAtggactcttttttttatttatttttcttttatttttgctaatttGTGGAATTTAGCAGTTCTCACAGTGCCCTGCAGACTGATAAAACATCACCAGAAATCAGAGCTCTTGGTGCAGCAGAGAAAAAGTGCAAttaatatgggggggggggggggggagggccacTGAAATGAAAGATTAGAGGAATaagagcaagaaggaaaagatACGGAGGAGAGATGGTCTTCTGGGGAGTGGGAATGAGGCAGATAGCGCTATTGACTGCTTTTATAAAGGCAGTATGAATCACAGAGAAGTGCCCTGTCATGTCATTTTCTAAGGCACATTTTGCGTCGTTCGGCACTGcaaacaataaggaaaaaaaaataatgtaaatccAGCTAGACAACAAAAGCTACCGAATTTAACACAGTAGCAGCGGGATGCATCTTCCTTGGGCTCCCTTAAAAATCGCACGAGGCTTGTTCGTGCCGCGTGAAGTTTCAAGGGACAACAAacgggagagggctgggggcagagcacCGCGTTCCCCCGCCACGTCCCACCGCCTGGGAAGGAGGGCAGAGCCCTCCTCAGCACACATTTCATTTGAAACACCAATTCCCCAAATAACGACGGATAAACAATAGAGCCAGGGGCACGAATGTCGTACATCTCCCCAGGCGTCAGCTTTTGAACCTATGCAGGAATAACTCCATCGTGCCCGTGCTCACAGCCGGTGTCTGCTATCACGGCACGTGTTGGGGAACGGGCTTTGGGGAAGAGAAATCTTGTTGCTGTTATCACTGTGGCAAAGGTGGTGGGATTTAGTGATTAAATCGGCTCCTGCCCGGGCCGGGAGATGACGGGTTGCTGTTCTGACATGTCTGGCCGGCGAGTGGACTGgaagagggctttttttcttgCACCTCTGATGAGAATATATTAATACTTACTCGCTTACAGTGACTCTCAGAGATGCCAAAAGCCCTCATAGCTTGCACTTTTACACTTGAAAGCCTCCAAAGATAACGTTCTGCCATAGCTCCCTCATGATTAATACAAGCAGACGATGCTGATAGCTATTTCTTGCCGCTGAACCGGCTGTGAGCCGGGCTCTCTCGAGGAGCTCTGTGCTCTTGCAGGGCCCGTCCCTGGCACATCTATAGCACAAATGCAAAGCACCAAGATCCCCAGTCCTGGGCTGATCTTGCAGTGAGTTTCATACAAGATCCATGTGAAGGAAAGTTGTAGTTACTGTGGAGTCCAAATAACTGCATTTACTGAATGGGTGCAACACCCAAGGCCTGTCTGTAGCTTTAGCTTGCTGCTCTGGGCAGCAGTACGAGAGAAAAGTAGGGAATGCTGCTGAAAGAGTTGCAAATTCTTgagcaaaagagagaaagggagagagagacttTTATTATCGCATCCCACCCCGAGTCCAAAGCAGACAAGTACATCTTGGTAGGAAGCAGATGTACTTGCACCCTCAAGCGCTGCAACAGCTCTGACAATTCTCTCCCATATGAAATTAAGGATTTGGCTCTTCCTACGTTCACACTGAGCCGTTTCCCAGAAGGTACCGACCTACGGGAAGGGGAGTGCTGTCGCTTACAGACAGCCCAAGCAAATGCTCCAGCTCACGCTGCTGCAAGCTTTCCACCTTTGGCTTTGCTAAGAAGCCTCATTTCTAATGTTCTTATTTAGTGTTTCCCTCAGCTCAGGAAAAGCAGGATGCGTTACCAGGAGGGACACCTCCCTGCCAGGGGTGCGAGGAACGGGATGCGTGGAGGAGATGCTcagatttgttttttcctgagaaattagGAGGCAGCGGCTAAAGAAGAAACTGGTAGCTACGGGGCAGAGAAGCACGTCCTGCAAAGGTAACCCTGCACCTTGATACCCTGAGGACAACCTTACCGTCAAGGGGAGAGACTGGCAGAGCTGTAGAGATTAGGACACCACTTCACCCCTTCACTGGATGGGGGTATGCCATTTCCCATCTCTTCAGAGATCCCATTTGAGCCAGCAATATGACCAGGCAAAGCACAGATCCTCTGGCTCATCAGTTCTCCCTAACTCAATCAGAGCCATAGTTTCTAGTGGCTGCCTCAAAATGAACAGCGTTTACTACAAGGTGTCTCATCCCTCTTGACATTTTGGTGCCAAAATGGTAAAAGGAGCTGGAGTCTATTCTTGGCTTGTGTATCATCAGCAGCCATCCTTCCTGCATGGTTTTCGTTAATAAGGAGCCAAAAATCAAAGTAGGGAGTATGTGAAGGTGCAGATAAAGCCATTCAGAGGGAAATAGCTAAGTATTTCCTGTGATTTGCTGCCTATCAACTCCAGGCACTGAAAAATATACCCATTTGGCATCATTTATATTGGTCATTGGGGTGACactggcagcagggagaggggtCGGGCATCAGAGTCACGCCTCTCAATTGCCTCATTTCTTTTCTCGCTCACACTTCAATTTCCATGTAATCACAGATGCATTAGAGAGTGATCCCTATTGCTGCCTTGCTGGCACATCAAATCGAGCCCAATGCGGTGGGGACAGGAGGCAGTGATAGTGCAGAGCAGCCGCTCGGAACAAACCTTCCCTTATGTCCAGCGCCTGGAGAATTAGCAGGGCTCCcaagagaaagatttttcaaGGACATGAACAGGAGCTGGCTTGATTTTTAGCAAGGATTTAGTCCCCAGTAACCTTTACCAACTGTGTTATGCTTCCTACAGCTGAAAAGGTGATGCTGTTTGGTTTCCAAAAGTAGCTGTATTTTAGATTAAATGAATATAGCCCCAAAGATTTCCAAGAAATAGGACCTTAGAACTGTTCCTGCTCCTTCAGTCACACTGTGCCTTCTGGTAGTAGGCCAGGGAATAATAAAGGCAGTCTGCAATGTAATCTGCAGTCCTCATAatgaatttctttttgtcttggAGCCATAGCTTCTGATGGGAATTGCACATGGCCCTCGCCGGGACTGACCCCTTCGGAAAATGAAATGAATATTGGCATTGTTCCTAATGCAGTTCACCCACATCTAGGAGTGAGTTGAAGTCCTTACCTATTACTCCACggtcacaaaaagaaaatgttacccCGGTCCAGATTTCTGAGCCCACCCCTCCGTGACCTAACACCGAGCCCAAGCCACTGCTCTGGGCTACGTGGATGGGCTgagataaataaatatattgccGGTCAACTGCCCGCACAGGGTGGGTCCTGTCAATAAATCACTGCTCCGAGTTCAGTGGAAAACAAcgctccctcctgccctgagTAAAGGTAGAAAGAACAGGGCCAAGCCAGGCCAAGGAGGCAGCTATTGATTTTTTATGTGGCTAGAGCATCATTTCCAATTTCCTGACATTTGTGAGGAGGGGAAGCACTGCCAAGGTTATTGGAGCAGACGGGAGGGAAGGTTTGGTTTGTGGAGGGGTGCTGGGATCCAGGACAAGCCTGGCGACCTGCCTCTGCGGTTGTGAAAGCCTGGTCCCGGCTGCAAGCCAAGGGCAGAGGGAAATCAGAGGTTAAGCCATGGACCTGGAGCAGTGGGAGAGGCTGAGCAGAACATAAAAGAGAAGGAACGAAGCCcggtggaaggggggggggtgggtgggttagGAAACCACTGAGCGAACGATCGATGTACAAAGAACATCGGGGACCTGGGTAAGAGCCGGCGAACACAGAGCGTGAGCTGTGATGGAGCTGAACTGAAAGGACCAGCTCCCACTAAGCTACGACAAGAAAATCGGGCTGCCTAAAAATAAAGGGCCTTCAAACAGCACGATCTCTTCCTCAGGACACAACGCAGGCCACGGACGTGGGCAAAAATAAATAGGTCAAGGAGAGTGGCTCTTTCAGAACTGAACTTTTCAGAGCCAGCAGTGCTTGGGCAGGCAGGACCCTGCCAGGGAGCTGGATGAGGCCACCGCCGCGTCGTCACCCTCCTTCAGACAGCACAACGTCACCCTGTCTCCCTGGTGGGCAAATCCAGAAAAGCCTGATTTGATCATTAATAACCACAACGGAAGGGAAAGGCGGTCACAAAATGGCATAGCAGCTcagcagaggagaggaagaggaggaggtggtgcgGGCAGTGCCCGCTGCTCCGTCTGGGGACCCAGGAGAAGCAGCTCCACAAACCTGACCTGGAAAACTGGGCGATTGGCAAAtataattttggttttggaaTTACCGCTTGGGAAGCAACAGCCCCTCCTGAAGCTTGGAAAAGGTGTGCTGCAGGTAGGAGAGAAACACAAAACTGCTCTGCTTCCATACAATGGCTAAAGGAGAGCAGGGAtggctgcagagaaaagcagttATCTCCTGGGCTGGTACGCTGAGAGGGAAATGGCCGAAGGGGACGCGTGTCGGAGCTGGTCCGTAGGGCTCCCCGGAGACCCGTCCTGGGCTGCCGGCACCCACCACCTCACATGGTACATGGGAAGACAGAAATATATAAGGCGGCTTTACAGAGCTGCGTTAGTGTCATATAGAAATGTCAGCTCGATTTCTGAGGGAGAAATTATGTATCGGAAAAATTAAGTACAGGAATAAATCTTGTTGATGTGGAGGAGTTTTAGCCTGATATTAAGAAATGAAACAGTCCATCCCATGGCAGTTTGAACAAACACTAGTAACTGCGACTACAAGCAGCCATAAACTTCAAAAGGATCAATACTGGACTTGAAAGCTTCCCCTCGGCTGCGAACAGCGGTGCTGCGCACCCAGCCCCGCACACAGCACTGCCATTACAGCCGGATAGAAACAGGAGCATTGAATCAATCGAGTGCACTGGGCTCACAGGCTCTCCAgagagggttttttaaaagaaaaaaaaaaaaaaaaaggctggttatGAGTTATTTAAACCTAGATTGAGCCACAGCAATCATAAACctgttaattttttgtttgtcatCGGACACAAGGAACACCTGAAATACAATCGGAAGAAATGACGTGTGGCTGCCGCAGACTGTAATGCTTTCCACTAACTTTATGAGTTGGGCTTTTTCTCGTAAACTCGACTTCCATAATTTTTCTGAGAAATTCCCCTTTTCCCTAGCACTTCCCGTGTTTCTTTCTTGTCCAAGTTATTTTTTCAAGCTTGATCAAAAATCCTTACATGGCAGTGCAACAGTGAAGGAAATGCTATATAGAAAGTACCGTATTTTTCTGCTGAACCCACAGCCTGCTTAGTGAACCCCCAAGGCTGACCCACGgctgctcttccctctccttcatGACCATACAGCAGCCTTTTTGCTGTGGTCTGCTCAAAACCTGCCCTTTTTGCCTGGGTCAGGTTTGCAAGGATGGTTGTCACTGATTAACTGAGCCCACCTTCAGCTCCAGCACCAAATACAAGGAGATCAAATGATATACACAAGGTCAAAGGAGCAGCAACTGAGATTTATTTCCCCAGCCCTCTAACCGGACACTTTCCCGAACGGGCAGCCTCTGCCGTGCCCGCGCCGCCGTGCTCGCCGGGGCAATGGCTCCGCTCCAGCTCATTCACACTAATGGCTTTGGATGATGCCAGCAACTTTCAACAAATAAAATCATTGACCGAACAGCCTCCCTGGTACCGGCTCACAGGCTTCTGGCACAGCCCACGTGCGTACAGCTAGTGCTCATTCACATGGACTTTCTGGATCCACAAATATCCCTCCCCCCCCGCAACCTCTTCTAGAGCACATCCCGCCTGTGTGCCTCCTTTCTCCTTGGTGTTTAGGGCTCTTACCTCTTTCAATCCCAGCTGAAGCAACGCTTTGGGAAGTGGAAAACCTGCGACGTTGGCCGTGAAGGTGGGAAGCTCACGTTCTGGCAGACCGACCGCGAGGCAAGTGTCACAGCGAGGAGGGTCCTCGATGGATGCTTCGGCTGCTGGGCGGCtctgggaggagctgggagagCTCCTGGACCGTAGGAGAGGACGCAGCCTCGGCTCTCCGCCTCCGACCGACTCACACGAGGGATGCACGAGGCTGGGACGCAGGGACAGGCGGATGGCAGGCACGGCTCCGCATCCACTCGCCGGCAGCTCCTACCCTGTGGTTTTGTAGGAAAGTGTTACACGAAGTGCATTTCTCAAGAGGGAAATAGGAGCTAAAGCTCTGAGCGTGCAATATCGCCCATGCACCCAAGTCCAGTTCTCCCGGTCTAAactatacatatacacacacaaagttTCCATCACAATAACAATAGCTGAGCCCTTTCCTTCGCAGAGCCCTTCCCACTGTCCTCTCACCCTCTGCCTATCAAAGCTGACATACAATATTCACCTACCTGCATCACGTCGAGAGTGCTCGCAGTCAGGGACACGAGTCAAACTGCTGGTTTCAATACCCTACAAAGAGctacaaaagcagaataaaagggGCAATATCTAGTGCTGAAAAGCAAACCAGCTGGCGACTTTGCTATAAGATCTGCAGAAATCTCGTTGCTGTGTGCTGCGCGGAGCGGTGCTTGCCTATTAACCTCTGTGTGCCGTACATTACAGGCTGTACCTTATATCCTAAATACAGAAACTCCAGTAACCTGACGATCCAGTGACCCTCTTCTGGCTTCGGCATAGTCCTTCCCTCTGCTCACCTTGGCTGGAGCAGAAGGAGCCTGAGCAGACCCAGCAGCAGGGATAAGCGAAGGCAACGTAATCTCAAGGTGTATGCGATGGCTGGAGGAGAGCGGCTGGCTCAGCTGCCCGCATCCGCTTCACACCATGACCAAGGCAGGGCTGGTCTAAGGGAATATTAAATCTTTAACAGTTGGTTCTTGTTCACTTCCCCATGTCATTTAAGATGGCACAAAGTCCTGCAATGGCCTTGTGTATTACAAAGAGGAGAATAAACCTCTTCCTTGCATAATGACAGCTTTTCAAGGTCTCGGTGTCCTTCCAGCGGCAAGGCAGGTCACAGCATGATTGAAGATTTCAGGCGCCTTTTCCATAAGATATTTATGTTGTTTAAACTGAAGTGGGTGTGAACAGAACCTACAAATGCAGCGCAAGCCCTGCAGGAGCCATGTATTATGAATGCCAGCGCATGAAATTTCTCCGGGCAATAAACTTTTATGGCTACAGAAGGTCTAAGAAAAGCCCCAGCTAGCAGCCCAGGTTTCAGGAGATGTGGCTGCTCAGCAGAGAGGGGCTAACACCCccgtttcctttttttccccttaacgaTCAGTGTATGACAGCTTGAGCTAAATTAAGCAGTGCTGGGAGGTAAAAAATAGCATCAAGAGCTAATTAAAACTCTTCCACCTCCCCTGTGTCGGTGGCGGAGAGAGGCAAGCCCTGGGTACCCGTGCCCACCGCAGCTCTGCTCCTTGCCGCTGCAGCTGTTCTCGCCAGCGCTGGCAGCTGGAGTGGTTTTAGGAACACTTGCAGTGTGATaaatgagagaaaggaagaaatcccCCGAGCGCCGTTGGCGTCTCTGAAGGCCACAGCCAAGCGGCACGTTGGGCAGGCTGCATGTGCCGGCCACCACCACCGAGACCCCTGTCCCCTCGACGTGATTAAACATGATTGCTAGCATGAAGCAGATGCCTTGTTGGCCGGGAGATTGCATTCCCCTTTCCCCACTTAGAAAGCAGCTTTACAGCAAAACTTCCGAGTACTGAAACGAT
This window of the Accipiter gentilis chromosome 10, bAccGen1.1, whole genome shotgun sequence genome carries:
- the CACNG5 gene encoding voltage-dependent calcium channel gamma-5 subunit — translated: MHLGMSTCGRKALTLLSSVFAVCGLGLLGISVSTDYWLYLEEGIVQPQNQTAEIKLSLHSGLWRVCFLAGEERGRCFTIEYVMPMNIQLTSESTVNVLKMIRSATPFPLVSLFFMFIGFILSNIGHIRPHRTILAFVSGIFFILSGLSLVVGLVLYISSINDEMLNRTKDSETFFNYKYGWSFAFSAISFLLTESAGVMSVYLFMKRYTAEDIYRPHPGFYRPRLSNCSDYSGQFLHPDVWARGRSPSDISSEASLQMNSNYPALLKCPDYDQMSSSPC